DNA from Oxyura jamaicensis isolate SHBP4307 breed ruddy duck chromosome 4, BPBGC_Ojam_1.0, whole genome shotgun sequence:
agctgggggtagGGGGGGGACCCGCTCACTGCTGCGCTGAGTTTCGCCCGTCCTCTGCGGTGCGCAGCTGCAGCACCTCGCGccgggctggggccggggctggggctcgccctttccttccctttttgaAGCGGGGAGGAGCGATGGGGTGCAGGCAAGGAGGGGGAAGCTGCGGGGCCTCCCAGCTGTGACTCAGCACGGGTCTATCTGGATGCGCTGACGGGTCCCCGGCCGGGCTATCGCACCCGCCCAGCCGCCTCCAAGCAGCCCGGTGGCTGCTGCCGTCAGCTCCCTGATGGGAGACAGGGtttgttgatgttttgttttggttggatTTGGTGTTTtcggtttgtttttttgcacaGGAAGCGTCCGCATCTACCCCTTCGCCATCCTCCCAGCCCATTTCCCCCTTAATCCCCCCTGCCCGAGCGTCTCGCCGCCGTCCCGCGGGACCCCGCTGCTTCGGGACGCGGGCGCGATGCCAGGACGCCCACCCCGCTGCGAGGACGTGGGGCTGAGCCGGGCGAGGCTCTGGGGAAGCCCGGAGGGCGAGCGGCACGGCCTGGCTGCTTGCCACCACCTCCTCGCAGCCAGCCCCTTGCAGGAAGGCATTGCAAAACGCCCCGGGAGGGAAAGCAAAAGGGCACATCGGGAAGGGAGGGCGGAGGGAGGGGGGTGTCTGGCATCCAGGGCCCCGTTCCTGGAATTTGGGCTGTTTCACAGGAAAGATGACTGCCCTGCTTTCCTCCCCAGGATGGGAGGGAAGCGCTCGCCGTCGGATGGGGCTGGCTGCCAGCCCGGAGCAGGCCGGCTTCCCGGCACACTCGGGCTCCGCTCCTCTCCGGAGCCGCCGGCTTGGGCGAGCCCCGGCTTGTGCTGCGGTACCACGCAGTCGTTGCCGAGCTTTGAGTtaaaaagctgtgctttttttttttttcatttttgtcacttTGCATAAAATGGTTGggtgtttttctgcttttttgtcGCACCCCGACGGCTTGAATCAGCCCCGCTCCAGCTCGGGTGAGCTCAGACCTTCCTGCAATTAACCCGAGGCTGGCAAACGAGGAGAGGTCCCTGCTGCCTCCACGCACAGAGCGGGGCTCGGTGTCCGTGGGTGCTGGCAGACACAggaggcagtgctggcagcccttcccttcccttcctcccccggCCCTGAATGACCGGACATGTGCCGAGATGGAGATTAGGGCACACGTGCATCCGGGTGGTCGCCTGCACCCCCTCCCGGGGAGAACggggggcaccctggggacccAGCTGAGCCCCCTCGATCTGCTCAGCTGCCGAGCACCTGCTCGGCCGTACAGAGCCTTCAAAACCGCGTCCCCTCCTCCCGGTCCCCATGCAGCCACAGCTGTCCGAAGCGGCCCCGGTCCCTCCGCGGGGCACAGAAGGAGCCATTGTCACCGCCGTGCCAGCCCCCGCCCCGGCGCCAGCTGCCGCGGGGACCAGTGGGCAGTGGCACAGCGGGGCGGTGGCACCATGGTGGCCACGGTCGTGGTGGCCCTGGTCCTCCTCTGCTTGCCCGCAGGGATGGAGGCCAGCCCGGAGCTCGGCGGTGAGTGGCGCGCGGGGGACAAGGGGGACATCGGGGACCACGAGGGCTGAGGCGCAAGCGAGgtttgggtgggggggggagtcGCGGGGTGCACGGTTTCAGGGCACGCCAAAGGCAAGATCCCACGGGAGATGTGCTAGGGACGGCCCCGCGCCcgcccagcctgccccagcacccagaAAGGTGCCCCAGAGCGCGGCGGGGAGGATGTGATTTCATCTGGGCAGAGCCAACTGCGCGACCGCAGGGACTGAGTCAGCGGCAGCGGCAGGCGAGGATAATCACTCGCAAAATCTGACGGCAGCCTCCTCGCTGCCGTTTCGCCCCAAAACCAGCGTCTGAGCAAGCGTGTGGCAGTGCCGGGTGGAGGCGGCGCGGTGCCTCCGTCACCGGGGGAGCCTCAGCTTTGAAGCACAAAGCCCAGCCGCGTCCCTGCTGTCCCCCTTGGACGACGGGGGCGGCTCCATGGACCTGCGGCCACCCGGGGAGGTGAAAGGGGCTCTTTTGTGCCAAGCCCGGCAGTGGTTTGCAGACAGACGGGCAGAGGGACAAgtgcggggctgggagctgaggcTGCCACCTGTTCGTGGGGGTTTGggggctgccaggctgctggctgtgccctgTGAACCCAGCATCTGGAATCCTGCGTCCCTTCAGCATCCCGCGTCCTCCCTGGCACGTGGCGTCCTGCTCTGACCCCGCTTCCAAAATAACAGGGGGAAAATAATAGGGGAAGGGGTTTGGGACACGGAGCCGGTaggaatgagagagagaaataccCCGTGCTGGGAATGTGGGGAGAGAAGGACTCTGAAAGGATGCGGAAAAGGCTCGCACTGATGTGGGGGGCTCTCCCCGTCTCTGGAGACCCTCTGTTAGTGATCATCTCCTCCTGGTGGTCATCTCTGGTGGTCATTTCTGGTGATCATCTCTACGTGAGCATCCCTTGGTGGTCATCTGCTGATGGTCAGCCCTTGGTGGTCATCTCTGCTCGCCGCCTCTGGGTGACCATCTCCGGTGATCGCCGCCGTCTCCTCCCCGCTCCAACATGCAGGGTACCTGCGCAAGGTGCTGAGGAACCACACCACCCACACGTGTGACGGGGAGCAGCTCCTCATCCTCTGCCCTCGCAAGACCACCATCAGCATCCTGGGCGCCTTCTACGGGCGCCGCGTGCCCAGCCCCAacctctgccccagcccaggcgATGCGTCCCAGGAGAGCACCGAGTGCACGTCCCCCACGGCCCACCTGGTAAGGGCAgcgtcctgctgctggtggcagcgcGGGGACCCCTCGGGGACCCCTTGGTGGCACCTCCTGCGAGAGCAccctggggatgggggtggggggggccctgctgcagcccagccagcacCAAAGCCCACGTCCCCGGGATGTCCCCGGGATGTCCCCGGGATGTCCCTCGCCCTCCGGACCAGCGGGGACTCCAGCGGGGCAAGGTGCGGCGCGCAGCCTCGTCCCCACCTCGTGGCCGTGAGCGCGCATTGCACGGGGCCGCGCTGGCGGGGGGGGGAGACCGGGGAAGGGGGCTGCAAGCGGGGGGCTGCTGCACGGAGCTGTGCGGCTCTGCATGAAGCCGCGGGAGCGCACGGGCCTGCGGGTGCCGCACGGAAGCCCCGCGGGTGCCCGCCTGCAGAGGTGCCCACGGCCGGGTCAGCGTGCATGGGTGCTGCACGGTGCTGTGCCGCTGCGCACGCCTGCACGAGCCCGTGGCAGCGTTGCACGGAGCTGTGTCGCTCCCCGCGGGTGTTGCACGCACAGATTTTGTGCCGCGGTGCTGTGCTGCCCGCACAGGTCCCGCTCGCAGCCGCGTGGGCGCAGGGAATCGGCCGCCAAAGCCACCCCCGAGGCCAAGTGACCGCGGTGGGGGTGCCTGCAGCCACCGGACGCCTCTCGTGGGGTGAGGGCCTGGCCCCGAGCCCGGCGACAGCACCGAGGTGAGATCAGCCCGGGGGGGCTCACCGCCGGTGCTCACGTCTGTCCTGCTCTTgccctgcagaagctgctggccGAGTGTCAGGACCAGCAGTGGTGCCAGTTCTCGGTGCACAGCCAAGTCTTTGGGCCAGACCCGTGCCCCGGGACACACAAGTACCTCATCGCGTCCTACAAGTGCCGGCCAGGTGGGCAGCACCACGGGGGCACCTCTCGAACCCGTGGCTGGGTACGAGGAGGGGGTTTGGGGTGACTTGGGCTGCGTTGGGACACCCTGCGGTGTCACCCCACCCCCAGACAACCATCGGGTCAAGACGGTGTGCGAGAACAACGTGCTGAGGCTGCAGTGCCGGCCAAAATCCGTCCTGGCCATTTACTCCGCGCATTATGGACGATTCCTGCGGGGCAAGCCTGAGTGCGACGCCCCAAACACCGGGGGACCCCATATCGGTACGGGGGGGGGCACAGTTCGAGCCCAAATTACGTCTGGGAACAGTGCAGGAGCGCTGTGCTGATGGCCACATGTCTCTGCAGAGTGCCTGGCTCCGGACGCCCTGCGGAGGGTCTCCAAGAAGTGTCACCGCAAGGGAAACTGCACCGTGGCCGCTGACTGGGCCACCTTCGGGGACCCGTGCCTGCCTGGCACGAAGAAGCAACTGCGGGTCTCCTACACCTGCGGTgagagcagggccaggagctggccgtggggctggggatgcagcccctggggacgAGCGGGGTGGTGATGCTCAGCGCGGCGTCTCGTGCGTCTCACTGCAGTGcccaagcagctgctggaggaggcaggcCCCGACACCTCGGATCCCTTTGTGCTCTCGGACTACATGCACGGTAATTCGGGGAGCGGGGAGAGACCAGCTCGTGCTCCCCCATGGGTGAAGGGCCCCACAGGTCTCCGTCTCCaagcagagaggctggggagaTGCTTTctgctggggggaggaggaggtctCGCAGAGGAGCGCCCCgagggcagaggggaggaggCCGGGGGCTGGCCCCTCACATCCCCCTTGTTCACTGCAGGTGGCTGGTACAAAGGGCCCAGGTTCTCCAGGCTCCGGGAAGACAGGATGATTTTTACTAGCTCCCTGACAGCTTTTGCCCAGCTCTGGGGTACGTGGCCCCCACGTGCCAGGGTGGGGGGGTCTCCAGGCCCAGGTACCCTGCGTGCCGCGGCGGGGTTAGCACCGCGGTGCCtctctttgctcttctctcCCGCCAGACGTCCCTGAAAAAGTCGGCCTCTACTTCCTTTGCGGGGTCTCGGCAGGCCTCGCGCTGCTGCTGTGCATCATCAGCCCCAAAGCAGCCTTCCTCCGGGAGGCCagggaggctctgcagggcccGGGCAGCAGCTCGGAGCCGAGCCGCGCCAAGCTGCGGGACGAGCAGGACGAGGACCTTCCCGACGACAGCTCCTCCGACTCCTCCTTCCGCCGCCTCACCCGCACCTACCGCGCCACCGACAGCATCTTCAGCCCCGAGCTGACGGCAGCCATGGAGGGGGCGGCCGAGCAGCAGGGCCGCGGCGGGGAGGAGATCTGGATGCCCAAGGAGTCCAGCCCGTACGCCATCCAGAAGATCAAATCGGCCACCAAGTGAGGCGGGACGAGGGGCCACCACCGTTTGCTCCTCACCTTACTCTTGTGCCTCCCTTCGTGCTTCACGTGCCCGCAAGCGAGCTGTGCTTTCCAGGGAATGGGCTTGCTCCTCCTagtgaataaaagcaaaagctccTGGTTCAGGAAAGGAAGCTGCcgagcccccagctcctgccagccccatccccaAGGGACTGCAGCCCGCAGGCCGGTTCCCACATCCCCAAAAGGGACTGCAGGGGACAGAGGCGTGGTGGTGCCTCCAGCCACCTGCGTTGTGTCACCACCAGCTCTCACCCCCCCCTTTACCCACAGTGTCCCTCCCCTGCAATTAACGgtgaaaagagaggagaaattaAACGCTGAACCTCAGCCCCGCCTGCGCTGCTCAGCTCCGTGCCTCCCGCTGCTGCTTCTGGCGCTGGGCCACGAGGAGCAGCGAGTGCAGGTCCCACAGACAACGGCTTCCCTGCGCTTGCTCCTTCTCTCAAGACTAACTCTGTTCCCAGGAAGCCATCCTGGGGCAAACCTCCCGCGTGCGCCTCGCAGGGGATCCTTGTCCCCCCATCTTtttcccccatccctcccaCGACGCACCCACGAGCCCAGCACCGCAGGGACTGGAGGAGCCGGCTGCGCCACGCCGAGCCCGGGCAGACACCGACCCGTCCCGGCACGGGCAGCTCGCCCCCGCGCCGCCGCGGGCACAGCGGGAGGGGGATTTTTGGCTGGGGATCGCACCCCCGGGGGCCGCTGCTCCGCCGAGgctccggcggcggcgggacGTGTCCCGGTTTCCCAGGCGGTGGGTGTGGGGCTACCCTGGAGGATTTCCGAAGGGTGAACACAGCGACGTGGGATTTCCGAGGGATAAAATGGGATCTGGGGTTTCTGAGGGATAAACTGGGACCTGGGATTTCCAAAGGATAAACTGGGATCTGGGATTTCCAAATGGTAAAATGGGATCTGGGATTTCCAAATGATAATTTGGTATCTGGGATTTCCAAGGGATAAACTGGGATCTGGGATTTCCAAATGATAATTTGGTATCTGGGATTTCCAAGGGATAAACTGGGATCTGGGATTTCCAAGTGATAAATTGGGATCTGGGATTTCCAAATGATAAATTGGGATCTGGGGTTTCCACATGATAAACTGGGACCTGGGATTTCCAAAGGATAAACTGGGATCTGGGATTTCCAAATGATAAAATGGGATCTGGGGTTTCTGAGGGATAAACTGGGATCTGGGATTTCCAAGGGATAAATTGGGTTCTGGGATTTCCACACAATAAACTGGGATCTGGGATTTCCAAATGATAATTTGGTATCTGGGGTTTCCACATGATAAACTGGGATCTGGGGTTTCCGATGGATAAACTGGGATCTGGGATTTCCAAAGGATAAATTGGGATCTGGGATTTCCAAGGGATAAATTGGGATCTGGGATTTCCAAGGGATAAATTGGGATCTGGGATTTCCAAATGGTAAAATGGAACCTGGTATTTCTGAGAGATGAACTGGGATCTGGGATTTCCACACAATAAACTGGGATCTGGGGTTTCTGAGGGATGAACTGGGACCTGGGATTTCCACATTATAAGCTGGGACCTGGGATTTCCACACAATAAACTGGGATCTGGGATTCCCAAGGGATAAACTGGGACCTGGGGTCTCTGAAGGACAAACTGGGCTCGGGAGGCTCGGCAGGGAAGCTCCGCTCCCGTAGCCCGCGGCTTGGCTCACACGGCGAGAACGCCGGCTGTGCTGCCACGAGCAAGTTTGCTATTTATCCGATAAAAACACCTCGCAACACCCCCGGAGGGGCGCAGAAGGCGCCGCCGCCATGACACCTCGCGGCCGCCATGacaccccccgcccccccccaccccacccccccgccGCCATGACACCGCCCCCACCAATCAGCGcccgcccccttcccccctcccctcccgccgccGCGGCCGGCCATTGGGCGGCGCGGGCGAATTTTAaacttttcccccctccccttagCAACCGCATCCCTGCCGGCGCTCCCATTGGCTGCCGCTTGGCGCACGCCGCCCGCTGATTGGCCGCGGGGCTCGGCCAGtgccggccgccgccgccgcgctgctACTTTCAAAAGagccggggccggcggcggcggcggcggctgcgcaGGTGAGCGGGGACGGGGCCTGGTGGGGGCCATATGGGGCCGTGTgggccccccccagccccacgggaACCCCCGTTTCCTCATGGGGACCCCCTCCCCCCGGATCCTCTCACCCGTGCTAGGGGGTCGCTGGGCCCTGCGACCCCTTCCCTGGGGGTGTGTTGGGGTTTGGGGTTCCCCCATACATGTgtcgtgtgtccccccccccccatccccataTGTGAGCTCTGTGGGGTCGCTGGGCCATCTCTTTCCCTTGGGGGGGAGTATTGGGATTTGGGGCACGTCCATACACGTgcctgccccccctccccccttacATGGGGACTATGGGGTCACCGAGCCCTGAGTCCCCTTCCCTGGGGGTGTGTGTTGGGATTTGGGGTCCCCCCATCCATAACCGGGGTCTATGGGATCACTAAGTCCTGCATCCCCTTCCCTGGGGGTGTGTGTTGGGATTTGGGGTCCCCCATCCATAACTGGGGTCTATGGGGTCACTAAGTCCTGCATCCtcttctggggggggggggtgttgggATTTGGGGTCCCCCATCCGTAACCAGGGTCTATGGGGTCACCAAGTCCTGCATCCTCTTCCCTGGGGGGGTGTTAGGATTTGGGGTCCCCCCATCCATAACCGGGGTCTATGGGGTCACTAAGTCCTGCATCCCCTTCCCTGGGGGGGATTTGGGATCCCCCCATCCATAACTGGGGTCTATGGGGCTGCTAAGTCCTGCATCCCCTTCCCTGGGGGAGTGCGTTGGGATTTGGGGTCCCCCCATAcatgtgcccccccccccatacaTGGGGGCTATGGCGTCACTGAGCCCTGCATCCCCTTCCCTGCTGGTAGGTGTTGGGTTTTCGGGTCCCCCCATACATGTGCCCCCCTATAATTGGGGTCCATGGGGTCACAGAGCCCTGCATcaccttggggggggggggggtgggttgGGTTTtgggttccccccccccccccagatgcGTAACCCCCCTCTCTCTGCTCGCAGAGGCCGAGGAAGAGGATGCCGGTGGCACGCAACGCCAAGACGCTGAGCACGAAGCAGCCCCGAGCAGGCAAGGGGGCCCCCGTTACCGAGAATGTTCCCCCTGAGAAGGTGAGGCCGGGCTGGGCCCTGGGAGATGGGGGGAACCCCTCGCTGTGGGGTGCCCCCCGCACCCCCTCACCCCGCTGCGttgcaggaggagagctgccaggcCAAGCGGTCCCCGTCCTCGCCCCAGGGGGGGCCCAAGAAGCGGTCGGCGTTCGTGGACCTCACCAACGTGAGTGCCTCgttgtggggaggggggggggctgccATGTCCTCCTGGCAGCACCTCGAGGCTTCACCTCaccctttttcccttctttcctcgctcccccaccccaaaaccaggcTCACAAGAACCAGGCGGCGGCGGGGAAGAAGGATGGGACGAAATCTGCCCCCCACAAGGCGCTGAGGGCCTCCGCTGCCGGGGGGGTCACCAAGAACAACGAAGTCAACCTGAAAAAGTGAGTACCCAGGTGagatggggctggggtggggggttgATGGGGGCGGGCAGTAGGTGGATGGGGTTTTGGCAGCCAgatgtgcccccccccccccccccccttactTATGTCCTTATCCTCTCCAGGTCTCTGAGGAAAACGCTCCCGACAGAGGATTCTGAAGAGTCTGAGAAAGATTCCGTGCCTGAGGAGCCCGTGCAGGTACCCGAGCCGTGCCAGGCCACGCACCCCGGCGTGCAGCCTGGTCCTGTCCTGGTGGCACCGGGACACCTCCGGGCCTTGGAGCCGCTCGGGGTTAAACCccatccttcctccccctccagcGGGGGAGggcgggggctgtggggcaggtggggagggggctgcttccccacagagctctgccagcctccccccccccccgcagcctccccctcACCGCAGCCTCCTCCATCCCACAGGACATCGACAAGGAGCAGCTGGGCGACCCCTACGCCAACGCCCAATATGCCAAGGACATCTTTGACTACATGCGGGAGAGGGAGGTGGGTGATGGGGAGGCCTctgtggggtgggagggggggcttttttctttgggggggggggggtgtctgTGAGTCCCTGACATCTGCTGCCTCGGCAGGAGAAGTTCCTGCTCCCCGACTACATGGACAAGCAGGTGGACATCAGCGGGGACATGCGCGCCATCCTGGTGGACTGGATGGTGGAGGTGCAGGTAGGGGGGCGTGGGGAGGGGGCTTGGAGCTCTGCGGAGCAGCTCCCGCCCCACGTAGCGCGCAGGACCCGCCAGCATCCCCAGCACGGagcttccccctcccttccagcgctggggggggggggtggggcgAGCCTGTGGGTGCCTCAGGAATTTGggaggagctttttttttttttttcccctaaccgTCccatcttccccccccccacaatCCCCGTGTCCTTGCAGGAGAACTTTGAGCTGAACCACGAGACGCTGTACCTGGCGGTGAAGCTGGTGGACCACTACCTGGTGGAGGTGGTGAGCATGAAGGACAAGCTGCAGCTCATCGGCTCCACCGCCATCCTCATCGCCTCCAAATTCGAGGTGACTCCCGGGGCGCGGTGTTGGGAGGGGGCGTTTTAGGGAACGGGGATTCCTTGGGACCCCAAGGGATTCCAAGTGGCCTGTCCATCCTTGTGCTACTCCTTCCTACCCCCGGGGGCTGCGAATGTGGCCCCGGGTGGGCTGGATCCTGCCTCCGGTTCTGTTTCTGGTTCTGCTCTGGATCTGGTTCTGCTCCGCTGTGCAGAAACAGCCAGGACACGGGGGTCCAGCCCAGGTGGGCGTTGCGGTGGTCCTGGCAGGAGATGTGCCCCTGGAGGGCCTGCAAAAACTCTTCAGCAGCCTCAGGATGAGGCCCTGTGAGGGTGCTGAGCAGTTCCTCCCCGCAGGAGCGGTGCCCGCCGTGCGTGGATGACTTCCTCTACATCTGCGACGATGCCTACAAGCGGGAAGAGCTCGTTGCCATGGAGAAGAGCATCCTCCGCACCCTCAACTTCGACATCAACATCCCCATCCCCTACCGCTTCCTGCGGCGCTTCGCCAAGGTGGGCGGCTggcccctcctgccccctccccagcactcggggggggggggcgcagcagGGTTGGGGGGAGGCGATGGCGTGGGATCGGCATCCCCCTGGCCCCCTCGAAGCGAGGACGCCGGGGTAGtgctgtacaaaaaaaaacaaaccctgagCCTTGTGGCCGCAGTGCGCCCGTGCCAACATGGAGACGCTGACGCTGGCCCGCTTCCTCTGCGAGATGACCCTGCAGGAGTACGACTACGCCCGGGAGCTCCCCTCCAAGCTGGccgccagctgcctgctgctggcgcTCACCATGAAGAACCTGGGCGGCTGGGTGAGCCCCGGGGCCGTGGGCGGGCAGGGGGGAGGATGCTTCGTGGCCGAGGAGCCCCCGGCTCACGCCGTGTCGCTCCGCAGACCCCCACGCTGG
Protein-coding regions in this window:
- the LOC118166176 gene encoding G2/mitotic-specific cyclin-B3-like — its product is MPVARNAKTLSTKQPRAGKGAPVTENVPPEKEESCQAKRSPSSPQGGPKKRSAFVDLTNAHKNQAAAGKKDGTKSAPHKALRASAAGGVTKNNEVNLKKSLRKTLPTEDSEESEKDSVPEEPVQVPEPQDIDKEQLGDPYANAQYAKDIFDYMREREEKFLLPDYMDKQVDISGDMRAILVDWMVEVQENFELNHETLYLAVKLVDHYLVEVVSMKDKLQLIGSTAILIASKFEERCPPCVDDFLYICDDAYKREELVAMEKSILRTLNFDINIPIPYRFLRRFAKCARANMETLTLARFLCEMTLQEYDYARELPSKLAASCLLLALTMKNLGGWTPTLEYYSGYRSRDLHPLVKRLNFLLTYQPRDKLKAVHTKYSHRLFFEVAKLPPLDMLKLEEKLKS
- the LOC118166175 gene encoding protein eva-1 homolog C-like, with product MEIRAHVHPGGRLHPLPGRTGGTLGTQLSPLDLLSCRAPARPYRAFKTASPPPGPHAATAVRSGPGPSAGHRRSHCHRRASPRPGASCRGDQWAVAQRGGGTMVATVVVALVLLCLPAGMEASPELGGYLRKVLRNHTTHTCDGEQLLILCPRKTTISILGAFYGRRVPSPNLCPSPGDASQESTECTSPTAHLKLLAECQDQQWCQFSVHSQVFGPDPCPGTHKYLIASYKCRPDNHRVKTVCENNVLRLQCRPKSVLAIYSAHYGRFLRGKPECDAPNTGGPHIECLAPDALRRVSKKCHRKGNCTVAADWATFGDPCLPGTKKQLRVSYTCVPKQLLEEAGPDTSDPFVLSDYMHGGWYKGPRFSRLREDRMIFTSSLTAFAQLWDVPEKVGLYFLCGVSAGLALLLCIISPKAAFLREAREALQGPGSSSEPSRAKLRDEQDEDLPDDSSSDSSFRRLTRTYRATDSIFSPELTAAMEGAAEQQGRGGEEIWMPKESSPYAIQKIKSATK